GCCAACCACATACCAGGAAGGAAGGGGTGGAAtaattctctctgcctctcccttcaCCCTCTGATCTCCTACCCGTGTCTCGTGTTTGCCAGCCAAAGCATTCCAAATGGTAGCGTTCACAAGGATTACACTTCTGAGGCAGAGAACAACATAAAGTGGgctgtaaagtggaaataatagaAACAACAGAAGATACAGGCCAAGGGCAAGTCATTTCTCACTTATATGTCTATTAGGGTACACCTAGCAGGTCCCTAGCCACCCACCATCgaacataaaataataacaacaatgagTAATTTTGTGGACTAAGTGTGCTGAAATTTTTGATTTATAGAGTCAGGCCAACCAATCCTCAATAATTTTCACATTctgaaaattgaaatttaagaTTCTCTAGCTGGGAACTAACTGTTCGGCTGGCCCGTAATTTCACATGCATCATGATGGAGTTGATCTGAAGGGTGAGCAAGCTTTGGCATCATTTGTCAGGGATagttttttgttcttctcttcttACAATAATAATAGGCAAATTAGGCACTAAATTGGATCAATTCCCAGAAATTTTCATGGCAGCAATTTGAAATGAATTGTCAAACACAGTGCTCCACAGACTCCCATGTTATGCCAGACTCTTTTCATAACTATTTGcaatagaataaagaaaaaatagaagagatatGGAGGATAAAATAcatcagcaaaaatattttatgtaatagaGATTGTGACTACTTAGTAGATAATTTATCATACTGAAAGAAAATCTCAAGAATGATTGCATATTCTAAGAACATGAATGTACATCAATTCATTAGTATTAACTCGATATTTAATGAGTGTCCATTCACTCATTTGATGGTGTCCAACACCATTCTGGTCTGTCTTGAAGTACTACGCCTCTGGTTAAAAGCTGATTAACTGACTGTcaaattatttagaaaaacaatCACCTCTTTATCAGTCAGATTTCCTACTTGAAAACAACAGAAGCCACTCTAGTAAGTTCAAGTGTAAAAGCAATTTATTAAAAGGTATCTCACAAAAACTCAGGGCTTAAGGAAGGGCAGTGTATTAAGTTTAGAGGCTATCCAACTTAAGAGAACACTGCCACCACACTGCTGAAACAGGGCACTGGACAGCAAAACCTCAGCCACCCCGTCATATAGCTTTGTTTTTACCACCAACAtcactagaaaaaaatggatttcttAATGTATCCACTTCTTCACATTGCTTTCTTCTAAATTGAGGTCATATACTGGTGCTGCAGATCAGTAGATctaggtttttgttttcatttttctaattgcaAGGAAGACTGAGAAATTAATGTTCTGGCTTCTTTCTTAAAGGGCGGAAATAGTACAGACGCCAAAATTATGGCAAATACTCCAAACATTGGAAAGTCATTAAATGGGACTTCTGCATGATGAAATAACTTGGGCTAAATTTACTTCCCATtatagaaaaaccagaaaacaggaCACAATGTATGAAATAACTACTTTAAACATTAAATAatgcacttctaaataacccatagtTCAAGGAGAATaccacaaagaaaattatcaaatgttaagaactaaataaaaataaatgaacaatgaaCCAAAATTTATGTCTACAGCTAACATAGTTCTtatagggaaatttatagctttaaacgTTTATATTAAATAAGGAGGAAAAGTACAAAATCAATGATCTAGGCTTCTACTTCTCAAAAAGctagaaaaacaagagcaaaataTAATCaaagtaattagaaaaaaataaataagaaaactaaataaaataggaaatggataaaaacagagaaaaatcattgAAACCCGAAGCAGTTATTctgaaaagatcaagaaaattgaAGTCTTTAGCTGAaccaatcaaaaataaataagagagagGACAAAATTATCAATAACAGGAATTAAAGACAACCCATCACTACAATgctacatataaaatattaaataaaaagctaTATTATGATAAATTCATGTAAAGAAATTTGACACTTTACATGAGTTGGAAAAATTCTTTGAAGAGATACAAAGTAAAACATTGATGCTCAAAGAAATATCAACTCTTAATAGCCGTAtatctattaaggaaattgagtttgggaatttttttttagattggcacctgagctacatctgctgccaatcttctttttcttcttctccccaaagtcccctggtatatagttgtatattctagttgtaagtgcctccGGTTGTGCTaggtgggacgccgcctcagcatggcctgatgagtgctgccaagtctgcacccaggatccgaacccgcaaaacccttggcagccaaagcagagcgcaagaacttaaccactcggccccaggccagccctgggttttggaatttaaaacttttctataaaatatttcaggCCCAGATGACATCTTTGGTCCAATCCATCAGAAATCTAAGAAAGAAGAATTATCAATCTTTCACtaaatcttttagaaaaacaagaaaaaaggaaaatatccaaACTCCTTTTTGTGtgacaacaaaaaaaccacaccAAAGTATTTCAAGAAGAAGAAGCTAAAGACTGATATCCATCACTAGTATACACAAAAACACTCTTAAGattagcaaatagaattaagaaatataaaaaaggataACATATTGGGACCAACTGAGTTTTACCAGAACTAAAATACTGGTCTACCAATTAAAAAGgaatcagtgtaattcaccatgttaacagaataaaggagaaaaaccatatggtCATCTTAAGAAATCACACAATtgtctaaatatttaataaaatcaacatctatttataacaaaaattaccaaaaaactAGGCCAGAGGGAAATTCCTCAACTTGTTACAGGGCATGCATCAAAATCACacataatttcatatttaatggTTAATGCTTTCCCTTTATTatcagaaacaaagcaaaatgtcCACTTACTAGTTTTATTCAACATTGCAAGTAAGCGATagccaaggaaaaaataaatgccagggatttggagggagggagggatgaataggtggagcataGAAGACTTTTAGGAGAGTGGAACTACTCTGTAGGACACCGTCATGGTGGATACATACCATTGTGTATTTGTCAAAACCGTAGGAGGTACAAGGCACGTCAGtagtaacaaatgtaccacactgaTGCAAGATGTTAATCATGGGAGAAAGTGTGTGGGGGTGGAGAGTGAGGGGGCATATGGGAACTTCCTGTGTTTTTCACTCAATTTTTAGTAGTGTATccaaaactactctaaaaatgaagtctattaatatatataaatatacacacatataaatgtaaaaagtgaTGAATCTAGTAAAGGGTAGAGAGTATTCCTTTGTATTGTTCAACTTTTCAAAATTAGAAGTTGGGGGAAGTGCCTAGTACAATGTGAATAGGtctatgaaaataatatttaaggatATAAAGTAAAttctgagtaaattttaaaagttgtgtATCATCTTGGAAAAACCTAACCCTGTTACACCCTGCTTAAAATTGTCCCTAACTTCTCGCTAGTCCTAGGATTGAGGAAAAAACCTCTGAAGGAGGTGGATGAGGCCATGTGGTCCTGGCCTCGCCTCTTCTTCCTCACCACTATCCACTGACTGCTTCCCCCCACCATCATCTCTGCTCTCTGGGCTCCCACTATACATAACTACACCTCCACACATGGGCAGCAACTACTCCCCccaagttctctctcctcttggccTTTGCTAGTGCTGCTGCCTCGGGCTGGTAAAGGGCAACTGAGAAAGGGATTTTCACGCTGTCTCTTTTAGACTGTTCCCCTAAATCTCCTTTTAGAAATTCTCTCAAGCCCCCAAGTCCCGGTGACATGCTTCCTTAGCATCCTGTGCTTAGTCCCACTATAGCACTTAGCACAGGTTGTTGCAATCGTCTATTCACGGACCCATCTTCTCCAGCGTTCTGTAAACCTGAGGACAGGGCCTGTCTTCATGCCTCAGCCTCCAGCACCGGGTCTGTAACAGCCAGATCTTAAGCTAACAGAAAGGAAGCCATCTTAGGGAAAAGAAGCAATATTGTAACTATGATGCTGACTCACTAGTTTCTGTAAATACATTCTAGGCTGCACGTAGCCTATATGATTAAGTACTTCTTGCTTTTACAAAATACATGATCTGCTAGTTCTATGACTCTCGCTTACATAtatctcccagctgtgataagacaactttgttctctgagttccccaggaacatgacGACCTCCACAAGGGAAAATTCTGCGTTGGTACCCATCACAAACGACAGAAGAAAGACATACGTGGTGCCTTAAAATTCCTCACACTGGATAGCCGACATTCCTAAaccccttccttccctgcccaTGTCCCCCACATAACTGCCTCAAGACCCTGTATGATTTTAAGATGGTTCTTCAGGACACTAGTCCGCCATCTTCTGATTACGCTAGCTCATCGtataaactttcctttctcaaccacCTGCATGTCTACAATGGATTGACACCAGATTGCCACGAGCAGAACGAGCCCCTCTTTGCTTGGTTACAGGTCCGGTGCACAACAACTACGTATTCAATAAATGGACTAAACTCTCATTTTCTTGTAATGTGAAATAGAAGACTTACACTGGCTGATCTAGAAAATCTACTGGCAACAACATGATGGAACAATCCCAACTCCCACGAAACCCCTTTTTCTTTGTATTGCCCTGGTTAGGACCAGCGGCTGCCCTCACGAGGCTGAAAAGTCAGAGGCTATGGTTCCCATGAGCCCTCGGGACATCACGTGGCCTGCCCAGTCTCCCATGGTGCACCAAGGGCCCCATTTCCCAGCATACCTCAGGGCAGAGACCCATTTCCTGCCACAGGGAGGCCGGCCCTTAGCGCCCTCTGAGGGGGTGGAGGAGCTTGGCCCGGTGATGCTGAGAGGGCCCTGTGGGGGCCGCCTGGTCTCATGGCCCGTCCTGGGTCTGTCGGCGCAGCACGGGCTCAAGGACCACCGATCTGGCCGAGGCTGCCCTTCAGTGAAGGTGGAGCCGGCCTTGAGCCCCGAGGTGCAGGAGCTGCCCGGCGGGAGCGCGGCGGTTGGCAGCTCCCCCAAGAGGGCCGCGCCGTCCACGCCGCTGTCTCAAGGCGGCCAGGCGGGGCCACGCGCTGGCCATGCAGGCGCGACCCCTGCCGGGGGCCCGAGAACTCGCCACCGACACGAGCCTCTGCTGCGGACTGGCGGCGCGGGAGCCTCGAGGAACTCCGCGAACCCAGGAGAGGCGGAGGTGAGAGCTCGCCCGCGGTGCTGCCCCGGGTGGGTCAGGCGCGGCCCAGGCCCTTCTCTCGGCGCGTGTCCCTCAGAAACAGCGACGTCTCAGGCCAGAGCTGACCCGGGAGGGCGTGCTTGTTCCCCCAGCTCCTGCGCGGACGCCGCGTTTAGTCCAGCGTGGGGAGCGGGGCCTGCGCCGCCTCGCCTGCCCGCCCGCGGCCTGGGACAGCCCTCTGCGGCACAGCGAAGCTACCAGGAGGTGCAAATAACTGATTAAATATGTCCCTAGAGTTTATGCACGGTAGACGTCAAATGACAGTCCAGACAACGTTGCTCTGTGTAGAAAATCTCTAGATGCGTATAAAACCCACGAGATCTGATTAGGTCATTGATCCGTCTGACAAGATTCAAGGCAGTATACAGAACTTGACTGTTTTTATATTTAAGCAATGGGCAATTGAAAATTGTAATTAAATACATTAACACtaacacctaaatatattaaatacttttGGAAAAATCTTGACAAATATATTTGTACACTGAAACCTACAAACCATTGCTGAgataaattaaattttcattctaAATTGCTATATAGATTGACTCTTAGCCCAATCAGAATTCCGGAGAGGTGTATTTTCTTCAAATGGATAAGCTGAAATTTGGGAATTCTAGGAACATTGTGTGGTccaaacaactttgaaaaaaaaatgtagaaagactTACATTAtttgatttcaagatttattgtAAAGCCAGATTGATAAAGAGAGTATAGTGTTTGTGCAAGGATATGCAAATATATAACTGGAACAgtatagagagtccagaaataaacgcACAGGTGTATGGTCAATTGAGTTTCAGCAGAGCTGCACggtaattcaatggggaaaagttAGTGTTGTCAACAAATGGAACAATTGATAGTCTCATATAAAAATGAACGGTGTGTCACATTATATAAAAAACTTGAAGTATATTATAgaactaaaactacaaaatttttaGTTGAAAACAGAGAATATTTGTAAACTTGGGTTCCACAAAGATTTCTTAGggaacaaaatgaatgaatgataaaaataattgttaaaaaaaatttacaaaatagttaaaattaaattttcaaaatttaaaacttctattttcaGGAGACacttaagaaaatgagaagtcaACCCAAAATCTGGAGAagaatttacaaattatatataaaatattaatatccagaatattatacacacatatacacatgcatatacacataatatatacatatatttatgtatgtatataaatatacatgtatatgtattattgagttgtaggattatacatatatgtatacacatataatatatacacatatataatcctacaactcaataatacaaAATGAACCAACCAAATTTAACAAAACGGCAAATGTGTTGAATGGACACTTCAACAAAGAAGATGTACAGTTGGAAAATGAGTCCATGAGAGATGATCAGCATcattattcattagggaaatgcaaagtgaaACCACAATGATACATCAAtacatccactagaatggctgaAATTTAGACGTGCTAACCAGGATGCAGAGTAACTCAAACTCTTATACAATGCTGGAGGGAATGAAAAATGCTATAGATGTTTTGGAAAACAATATGCTAGTTTCATATTAAGTTAAAACATTCACTTTCAATACAggccagcaattgcactcctaggtatttacccaaagaaatgaaatatgtgCAACCAAAGACTTGTATGTGAATATTCATGGAGGCTTTATTCAGAATACCTCAAAACTGCAGATGACTTAAATGCCCATCAATTaatgaattgaaaataaattgtggcaagtcatacaatggaatactacatagtgatgaaaaggaacaaactgctgaTGCAtgggaaaatgtaaataaatctcAAAGGCgatatgctaagtaaaagaaaccagacaaaaatTGCCACataaaatttgtgttttatatgacattctgaaacaGGAGAAACTGCAGGGATGGAAATCAGATCAGTGGATGCCCAGGTCTAGAAGTGATGAGAGGCAGTTGATAGTAAAAGGGCATGGGGGGAATGGAATTACTCTGTATGTTGATTGTGGTGTTTATTTTAACACTGTTTATACTTGTTAAAACTCATTAAACTGCACATCtaaaaagagattattttatGCATAAAAATTATACCTTGATAAATCTGACTTAAACTTTCCAAAGAAAACAGCATAATATATCTCAAAAGTAGTATGGGAATATACGAAGGCAAAAGAGGGAATGGGCAGACGAGAAAGACTTCCCAGAGATGATGCCTGAGTTGGGTGTTGAAGGATGACTGAGAGCTACCTAGCCAGGTAAAGAATTACATGAGGGGAGAGGGTGCATATGAAATTTAAAGAGAGTTTCCACAGGGTCAACAGTGTATGCAAAGCCAGTGAGGTATAAGAAAGGGCAGTGAAAGTAGCTCAATGCACTCGGAATTTAGGGTGTGAATGAGGATTTAGCAGGAAATAATGCTCGGTGTATAGGCAGAAGCTAATTCATAAAGATCCTTGAATCATAAGCTGAGATTTTAAATTGTATCTTATATGTGACAGTGTATAACCAAATGATTTTAAACAGGAGATTGCttaattagattttatttttataaagtacaGTTGCAGTACAGAAGTCAGGCTGAAAGAAGGGGAGGCTAAGTGAGAAGCCTAGTCAGAAGGGAAAGATGAAGAGAGCCTAAAACAAGACTTTGGCAGTTACAGGGAGGAAGACAATTAGAAGGTGATGGGATTCTGCCACTGAGTGGACCAGGGGAGTGAGAAGATGAATGTGATCTCCCGGTTGGATGATACCCTGATGATGGTGCTGTTTCCTGAACTGAGGAATAGAGTGCTACAGTCAGATTCGCGTTAGGAGGAGAAGTTAGAGACTCAAAGGTATAGTATTGAGTATGCTGAATCTGAGGTACCTGTGGGATAATTAAGTATAGGCTGATAGTGCCTTTATTCCTTCTGCATAAAATTGCATTTGTTTTGTACTTCATGCCTCTTTAAAGCCAATTTTGTCTTACTAGCTTTTTTAATTGACTTAAGTTTTTTTCCCCTGTCCTTAGCCTtggccttctttccttcttttactgtaaaattatttacttttgatAAGTATACTAACCACGtgtgtaaatatacatacatCTGTCAACTGATCTCTCACAAACACGTGTAATTGGcaaatgtcctttcttttttctttagacaACACATTTTCTAAGGGCAGtaactttccctttctccttaaTATGGTGACACTTGAAAATCTCTCtcaaaaaatagctaaaattgTAGTCAAGTAGGAGGCCCAATGAGCTTCACAATATTTAGACTGAATAAtcatgttttgttgttgttgctgctgctgttgttgtttATCCATGGCCAgccttttcttgttttgcttattATTGATTCTTTTAAGAGCTAATTAATCTTCTATCAGATATCAggccaaaggaagagagaagggataaTATTTAACTGCATCCATTTTCATATGGATTTTGAGCTATAAGGTACACATTGAATTGTTAGAACTCTTTTCTTAGGCttcttaaaatgggaaaaaatcctTTCCATGTGGCAGgaatatttttatggaaaaatcaGTTCACTTTCTTTCTAGTAAGCATTTTAAACTACATAGGAAGATCATAACAGACATCGATGGATAAAAATTAATTAgcgggcccggccccgtggctgagtggttaagttcacgtgctcggctgtggcagcccagggtttcgccggttcggatcctgggtgcagacatggcaccactcgtcaggccacgttgaggcggcatcccacatgccacaactagaaggacctgcaactaagatatacaactatgtatgggggggtttgggtagataaagcagaaaaaacaaaattagcaaGTAAGAAAAAGGAATATGTGAATTGACACCTGTTATGCATGTTGTTCTATTAAATGTTGTAAAAGCACaagataaagatatttttacattGTTAGAATATATTCTCATTGAGTATGCTAAATtgtaaagcaaataaaatatcagGAACTTGTAGtatcttttacttgtttttaaaaatgtgttgcaCTTTGTCAAAACTATTTGTGACTTATCTCTGAGTCACAATTTGTAAGAATCCAAGGGAAAAGAGGATATTGCCAGAGACGATGGTGTAATCTGCCCACCAGAGTGTTCAAGAACATTAAATACCGGAAGTTGTTGATTTCGCTTCTCTTGGGAAAGAAGAATATTCATTCAGAgcaaaacatgcacacacatacacacagtgaaACACCATTTTATGTCTACTAGaagggataaaataaaaaaaagattgaaaacactaaatgctgatgagaatgtggagcCATACAAATTCTTATAatttgctggtgggaaggtaaaatacTGCAACTACTTCAGTaaactttcaaaattctttaGCAATTTCTTACAAAGTAAAACATGAATCAACTCCATGGTCCAACAATTCTGTTCCTCgatatttaccaaagagaaatgaaaagttatgtCCACAAAAGCACTTGTACAAAAATTTCATAAAAGCATTATACataatagcaaataaaataagatgaaacaaatctggaaacaacctacatgCCCATCCATAAGAAAATGGATAAAAGCAATTGTGatgtattcatacaatgaaatggtacccagcaataaaaaaaggaatccaCTGCAGATACATGCAGTAGCATAGACATTAATGAGAGAAGTTAGGCAAATACACACGCAAATTAGTGTCAGATTAAATTTCCATTAAGACAGTCTATGATGTCAGTCAGTGAATGGTTGGAGAAGAGTGGGAATAGTGACTAAAAAGAGAAAGTTGAGTTTTCTGGAATGagggaaatgttttatatcttatTTGGGATGCTggttacacatttttaaaatcataactaTGCATTCTGTTATATATAAATCatgcctcattttttaaatgaaagaaaaaaatattaaataaaccaGACATATTGGCTGATCTTTGTCGTCTGCATCATTTCTAGATGATGATTCCATTTGGAGTCAGAATTTCATTACTCTGAGCTGCTATCTGGATTTGTTTGAAGCCTCTAGAGTATTAAAACTGGGACCGTGAGTGTCAATGGCATTAGTTCAAGGATCTCAGAGAGGAACTAAAAGAGTTGAactggcagaggagggaagagttACTGGAGTTGTTAGCCAAGGAAGAGctggaggatgaggatgaggtGAGTGGTAAGgcattttcttttgttccaaAGTTACCAGGTTTGCATCCATGTGATATTATGCGAATCATCTGATTTTCTTGTTTCAGATTTTACATGCACAATATGTAATATAGAAAGAATGGTGTTGTAGAAAGAATGCGGAATAAGTACAAAAAATGGACTTCCATCCCAAGTGTACCTCTTAATAGTACTTGGACTTTGGGCAAAGCATTTACTCTCTCTGAGTcttgtttttatcatttctaaaataaatagcTTGAACTAGATGACTTCAAGGTTCTTCCAACTCACAAatgttttataaagtaaaatagtaGAAGGAAAACTTAAATCATAGATTATAGACTCTAGGTCACAAAGACTACcagataaaataaagacaaaatcaatGTCTAATGACAAAATCCTATGGCAAAGCTTGAATATATTTACTTGACAGAATGGGCTTATATAAAGTCAGTCTGTACTTGTGGAAAGATAAATGAGAACAGTTGGACATCAGGGCATTCATAATATGTTGCAATTATTTTTATGACTGACAGGGATAATCACTTTTCTGTAATTGCTTAGGTAGGTTACAGACTTGATGGATTCTTAATACATATTTTCATCCATATACCATTGTTTTTCGTGACTCGAGACTTTTTGATCCACAAACAAGGGTCTGCAGCGGGCCAAAGAGGGCTTCGTTTATTGCTTTCTTTGTAGGTTTTTCAAAGAATGGAAGATCTGAACTGAAAGAGTGAAGTAGTTCATATATCAGTTTGAACGAGAACAGGAGGACACTGGGAGAAATTttagaagaagaagggaaaagtttcctttccttttctgaaggATGTTTGTATCTTGAGATAGCAAAGGAATCCAAGATCACCCATTCAAGAGGAAGCAGGCACGCACTATGCTTCTAAATTATCCCACCACAGTTTGGACCTTCCCTGGTTTCAATTCTTGCCAAACCTCATTTGTGTTCAATTATTCTCTGGGTTCTGTGAGAGGCTTcaacctctttaaaaaaaaaaaaaaaaatcccttctctTTATTAAGCCAAAAAATTAggcaaaactttttaaaataaaaaagtcttcatgttaaattttgtgttttgtttatgtttttgttgtatGCTGTAATTAGAATAATTAGGAAACTGAGAAGTAAGAAAAAGCAGTTAACACTAACCAGAAAATTTGACTTGAGCAGCTCAATGGATAAACAGTAGCCTTGGATTTCAATTCAGTGTGAGAAGGAACTTTATTTTACTCGAGAGTATTCCAAAGATGGGATAAACTGCCTCAAAAGGTAGCAGATGTCAAAATATGAACTGAGTGGCCACATCATGATGAAGTTGTAGTTGTGGACGGGATTCAGCTTAGGTTGTTATTAAGCTAGAGAGAAATAAATTGGTTTTTAGATGGTAAAGAGGTAAGTTGATAAGCATTGCCAAGTGAAAAACTGgttgtttaaaaagagaaaagttatgGATGCAGAAAGCCCTTCAGTCCCAGAATGGTATTTGCAGCTTTAGCTGTTCAGGATGCACCAAATTAGTTCTGCTAAGTCATGAACTCATGTACCAAATGTGGCTGATTGAGAATAAATTATGCTCACTTCACACCATTCATATACACTGAACTTAGGTATTCTGTATGCAATAATTTTCTTTATGTCTGAAAGCTCTTTTTTTCCAGTCAACTTTATAGCCATTTAAGGAAAATTATGTGTTATGTTTGGGGGAATTTAAAGTCTGTCTCTCTGTAATTATTTCTCCTTGCTATCAAGAGCTACTCTCTTTTgataatattcaaagaaaaagtgGAGCAACAGTTTTGGTAAAGTTCAGGTCACGTATTATAAAGCAAATGACAGGAAAACATGAGATGAGGTAAGGGAATGAAATGAGCATTGTTTCTAGAGTAAATGATGTGAAATCAGTGGTGTGTGAACCTGGCTCTCACGCTGTCTACTTGCACAACCAGAGACAAGTGACTTCATGTCTCAGATGCTCCATTTTCTCACACATACAATTTGGATGACAACAGCTAGAGCTGTTAGAAAATTTAtagcaaatatttgagaaaaactcGTGTGCATTATCGAATTATAAGCAAATATTAACTACTTAAATTAATAGTCATATTAAATCTATAAGTAGCCTGGAAGTTCCAGAGAGCTTTGGAGTCTTCAATGTGAAATATGTGCACTCTTCTTCCTTCAGGATTTAGAGgagattgtttttaaattatctgtGCTGCTAATTGTTGTAGTCATGTTTGTTTACTTTATTTCTGGAGTATTTGATTAGCTGTTTTAATCCCTGTAGAACAATGGAAGAAAATCAACTATCTGAACCATATAGATGGAGTGAGAGTTACCTAGAAAACCTCAACTCTTCCAGGTGAATGGAGTGGTAactaatgtataaataaaatagctCAGGCTTCCCTCTCAACACCACTCTCCACAAAAAAaactggaatttttaaattttgttcattctattccttttattcatttttcagcTCATACTATTGTTCTGGACTTGAGCATAAAACAAAAGATGTTCCAAATGATAGTACAGTGAAAATTTTGATATCAGTTATGtaaatttcttgttttctctAATGGCAGGTTGTCCATCCAGAATCAACAAATCTTTCAAGTTAGAGTAAATTTTCCTTTATGCTTTAGTTTCCATATATGTGAAAAATCTGTAATTCTGAAAGACATTACtgcttatgagaagaggaaaaactAATTTCTTGCAAATCCCATTTTAATAGTGTGATGGCAATTTAGGAATATCTGCTTTCTTAGGCCATTGTGACCACTCCTACAAAACATGGCAGTGTCTCCTCATTGGTAGCCGTTGTTAGGCTAGGATCAGCAATAATTAGTGTATCTTCTCAGGTACATGGAGAATTTCCAAATCATTGGCACAATTACATGCAGTAGTCTGCTGGCTGATATTATCAGACTTGAGGTAGATAGGCATAGTGAAAATcttgctaaataaaataaaaatagataaattgtgtTTCTCAAGAGAAAGCTCATGTGGACCTCTGTTAATTTCAGCATAATTAGTTCAGAGACTTTAATTTAGGCATAAgatcactgttttttt
The Equus caballus isolate H_3958 breed thoroughbred chromosome 7, TB-T2T, whole genome shotgun sequence genome window above contains:
- the LOC138925061 gene encoding uncharacterized protein isoform X1 translates to MLRGPCGGRLVSWPVLGLSAQHGLKDHRSGRGCPSVKVEPALSPEVQELPGGSAAVGSSPKRAAPSTPLSQGGQAGPRAGHAGATPAGGPRTRHRHEPLLRTGGAGASRNSANPGEAEGKKLYLHKRRGCLFQEPGEVSQMPNTENNVALDFLKTAKPSETQVSSPSPRVRNYFLLLFLFSSLSIELSSDPST
- the LOC138925061 gene encoding uncharacterized protein isoform X2 produces the protein MLRGPCGGRLVSWPVLGLSAQHGLKDHRSGRGCPSVKVEPALSPEVQELPGGSAAVGSSPKRAAPSTPLSQGGQAGPRAGHAGATPAGGPRTRHRHEPLLRTGGAGASRNSANPGEAEGKKLYLHKRRGCLFQEPGEVSQMPNTENNVALDFLKTAKPSETQGHI